In Calliopsis andreniformis isolate RMS-2024a chromosome 8, iyCalAndr_principal, whole genome shotgun sequence, one DNA window encodes the following:
- the LOC143182093 gene encoding rap guanine nucleotide exchange factor 2 isoform X2, whose amino-acid sequence MHKHTSQLRGPGGPGSGHHVANRGPVRRWNSFHGGGSVGGGASNFNDTAGNGNLPSGMIARAAQEPFRAMPKAVQALRSESVDRSHRAQPPPPPAFPRRRFSVCFGKRTGGSARRPNECLVLEDSEMIVIDYPDVHGARMHRPPQPHPITDHRQVNLVFDDTFSQGLTGRPELYQKSNRSSHSSDTSSAYSGSDTMTSVQSSLDADADDVDLSGLVESIVDSDEEEDLAESMDSLTVRDPVRECLEKDPMERTEDDIETLLEFTQQLKAFTNMTLAVRRALCAVMVFAVVERAGMIVLNDGEELDSWSVLINGAVEIEYSNGEIEQLHLGDSFGILPTMERLLHRGVMRTKCDDCQFVCVTQADYFRIQHQGEENTRRHEENGRVILVTELRGALDGGARRGHVVIRGTPERLMLQLIEENSITDPTYIEDFLLTHRTFIDSPLLVASQLLEWFDQAQVRDRVARVVLLWVNNHFTDFETDPAMMEFLEAFETALEREKMQGQQRLLNIACAVKARTRNVTLARPSRDEVLHFSILGGYERGFGIFISKVDKKSKAEDVGLKRGDQILEVNGQSFEHVSHARALEILRGSTHLSITVKSNLLAFKEMLQMPDDSPRPRGRANKPEISRIQTDPRARLSTHVDPITPVNPLNPLVSGVPLLIPDSNVSPCKDAKKEHKGFMTLGPKRRLQKALMKMNILPKNTINDGVHVDDSLAPPHTPPGTGLSQTTTNLYHSKSNPDLTSLYCYDDLRAPDYPEHVLKVYKADQTCKYLLIHKETTAHEVVMLALQEFGITESSSNFSLAEVSVGEGGMIKQRRLPDQLQNLAERIGLSSRYYLKTNGISETLVADEQAPELIRESQVHFLQLNAVEVAIQLTLQDFSIFRQIESTEYVDDLFELKSRYGVPMLRQFSELVNREMFWVVTEVCSEHNLVRRSKIIKQFIKIARQCKECKNFNSMFAIVSGLGHGAVSRLRASWEKLPSKYQRLFGDLQELMDPSRNMSKYRQLVASEQTQPPIIPFYPVVKKDLTFIHLGNDSRVENLVNFEKLRMIAKEVRTLTNMCSSPYDLSIMLERGGQPPSSAMVALNQMTTGNQGGQTATVKRRKKSTAAPNPKKMFEEAQMVRRVKAYLANMKVVTDEERLHALSVECEPHAGAVTVAAAVPLSASRGRRHPSPTLSTTSSASSTSEGRKSIQGTKFGAASPQAVRKMLALSDPHKTRPYQPKHCPPPLPVPGLALHSTGLEPSPGAPRRVGSGSRVPMHERSHSDTPSSLPPPVDLSAESSSVTSLSNLQPLRKTLTSGSVTSSDSGHSTQLDSHSGSSVEAGGSPPPPQRRHSAMQGLGVAAGLPPPGASTAITTMTTMASMTTMRPGVGSTQCRQPPAYKVAAQMARLHRLGRAHSHEGVTYRTDHEDDDENAQVSAV is encoded by the exons ATCGACTATCCGGACGTGCATGGAGCAAGGATGCATCGACCACCGCAGCCCCACCCCATAACCGACCATCGACAGGTCAACCTGGTCTTCGATGACACG TTTTCTCAAGGCCTGACTGGCAGGCCAGAGCTATACCAAAAGTCCAATAGAAGCAGCCATTCAAGTGACACAAGTTCAGCATACAGTGGTTCGGACACAATGACATCTGTACAGAGCTCGTTGGATGCAGATGCGGATGATGTAGATCTTTCAGGACTTGTTGAATCCATAGTGGATAGCGATGAAGAAGAAGATCTTGCAGAGAGCATGGAC AGCTTGACTGTTCGTGATCCAGTCAGAGAATGTCTAGAAAAAGACCCTATGGAAAGGACAGAAGATGATATAGAAACACTCTTAGAATTCACTCAGCAATTAAAGGCCTTCACAAACATGACTCTGGCAGTAAGAAGAGCGCTGTGCGCTGTGATGGTATTTGCCGTTGTTGAACGCGCTGGTATGATAGTGTTAAACGATGGCGAAGAATTGGATAGTTGGAGTGTGCTTATTAATGGTGCTGTGGAAATCGAATACAGTAATGGAGAAATTGAACAATTGCACCTTGGCGACAGTTTTGGAATCTTGCCCaccatggaaagacttttgcatagaGGTGTCATGAGGACAAA ATGCGATGACTGCCAATTTGTATGTGTTACTCAAGCAGATTACTTTAGAATTCAACATCAGGGTGAAGAAAATACGAGGAGGCATGAAGAAAATGGAAGAGTAATTCTGGTAACAGAATTGAGGGGTGCTCTGGATGGAGGAGCTCGCAGGGGTCACGTAGTTATTCGTGGAACTCCTGAGCGTTTAATGTTACAACTTATAGAAGAAAACAGTATTACCGATCCCACTTATATAGAAGACTTCTTATTAACCCATCGAACATTTATCGATAGTCCATTATTAGTTGCGAGTCAATTGTTAGAGTGGTTCGACCAAGCACAAGTTAGAGACAGAGTTGCCCGTGTAGTGCTCCTTTGGGTGAATAACCATTTTACAGATTTTGAAACTGATCCAGCTATGATGGAATTTTTAGAAGCATTTGAAACTGCACTGGAAAGGGAGAAAATGCAGGGACAACAAAG ATTATTAAATATTGCGTGCGCGGTGAAAGCAAGAACGCGGAACGTAACGCTGGCGAGGCCCAGCAGGGACGAGGTCCTGCATTTTAGTATTTTAGGTGGTTACGAAAGGGGTTTCGGTATCTTCATTTCAAAAGTGGATAAAAAGTCGAAGGCTGAGGATGTTGGTTTGAAACGGGGCGATCAAATTTTAGAAGTGAATGGACAAAGTTTTGAGCACGTCAGTCATGCCAGGGCTCTTGAAATTTTACGAGGATCTACTCATCTCAGCATAACGGTGAAATCGAATTTACTTG CGTTTAAAGAAATGCTTCAGATGCCAGACGATTCACCGAGGCCGCGAGGAAGAGCAAACAAACCTGAAATTTCGAGAATTCAAACAGATCCACGTGCAAGATTGTCCACACATGTGGATCCAATAACCCCTGTAAACCCATTAAATCCTCTAGTGAGCGGTGTTCCATTATTAATTCCTGATTCTAACGTTTCTCCGTGTAAAGATGCTAAAAAGGAACATAAAGGATTCATGACACTTGGTCCAAAAAGGAGATTACAGAAAGCTCTCATGAAAATGAATATACTGCCAAAGAACACTATTAA CGACGGTGTACACGTCGACGATTCTCTTGCACCTCCCCACACGCCCCCAGGAACAGGACTTTCACAGACCACCACAAATCTTTATCACTCTAAAAGCAATCCTGACCTTACGTCGTTATATTGTTACGATGACTTAAGGGCGCCCGATTACCCCGAGCACGTTTTAAAAGTTTACAAAGCTGATCAAACTTGTAAATATCTTCTTATTCACAAAGAAACAACGGCACATGAG GTGGTAATGCTTGCTCTTCAGGAGTTTGGTATAACCGAGAGCAGTTCGAACTTTTCTTTAGCCGAAGTTAGTGTCGGAGAAGGGGGTATGATTAAACAGCGGAGGTTACCTGATCAGTTGCAAAATCTCGCTGAAAGGATCGGCTTGAGTTCTcgatattatttaaaaactaATGGGATCTCAGAGACGCTCGTTGCAGATGAACAAGCGCCTGAACTCATTCGTGAATCTCAAGTTCACTTCTTGCAGTTAAATGCAGTTGAGGTTGCCATTCAGTTGACCTTGCAGGATTTCAGTATATTTAG GCAAATTGAATCTACGGAATACGTGGACGATTTATTCGAGTTGAAAAGTAGATATGGAGTGCCTATGCTCAGGCAGTTTTCAGAACTAGTCAACAGAGAAATGTTTTGGGTTGTGACAGAAGTTTGTTCTGAGCACAATCTTGTACGGCGtagtaaaataataaaacaattcATAAAAATAGCTC GTCAATGTAAGGAATGCAAGAATTTCAActctatgtttgcaattgtgtCTGGTTTGGGTCACGGAGCCGTGTCAAGATTACGAGCTTCGTGGGAGAAACTGCCAAGCAAATATCAGAGGCTATTCGGTGATTTACAGGAACTGATGGATCCTAGCCGCAACATGAGCAAATACCGACAATTGGTGGCATCCGAACAAACACAACCTCCTATA ATTCCATTTTATCCTGTAGTAAAGAAAGACTTGACATTCATACATCTCGGTAACGATTCTCGAGTCGAAAATTTGGTAAATTTCGAGAAGCTGAGGATGATCGCGAAGGAAGTAAGAACGCTAACGAACATGTGTTCTTCGCCTTACGATTTATCGATAATGTTGGAAAGAGGCGGTCAGCCACCCAGTTCGGCCATGGTTGCATTAAATCAAATGACCACTGGAAATCAAG GCGGACAAACTGCAACCGTGAAAAGGCGGAAGAAGTCCACTGCAGCGCCGAACCCGAAGAAGATGTTCGAGGAGGCACAGATGGTCAGAAGAGTGAAAGCGTACCTAGCGAACATGAAGGTGGTAACAGATGAAGAGCGATTACATGCTCTGTCTGTAGAATGTGAACCACATGCAGGAGCCGTCACAGTAGCTGCGGCGGTGCCTCTCAGTGCAAGCAGGGGAAGAAGACACCCTTCTCCGACGTTATCAACTacaagcagtgccagcagcaccaGTGAAGGTAGAAAGAGTATACAAG GTACAAAGTTCGGAGCAGCCTCGCCTCAAGCAGTACGAAAGATGTTAGCGCTCTCTGACCCCCACAAAACTCGTCCATACCAACCTAAACACTGTCCACCGCCGCTTCCAGTGCCAGGATTGGCTTTGCATTCCACCGGACTGGAACCTAGTCCCGGTGCACCTAGGAGAGTAGGATCTGGTAGCCGAGTTCCTATGCATGAGAGATCTCATAGCGATACTCCTTCCAGTTTACCACCACCTGTCGACCTCAGCGCTGAAAGTAGTAGTGTGACCAGCCtgagcaatcttcaaccattgaGAAAAACGTTGACCAGTG GTTCGGTGACGAGCAGTGACAGTGGTCACAGTACACAGCTGGATAGCCACAGTGGAAGCAGTGTAGAAGCTGGTGGCAGTCCACCGCCACCTCAAAGACGGCACTCCGCGATGCAAG GTCTCGGAGTAGCTGCGGGACTTCCTCCCCCAGGAGCTAGCACAGCGATTACGACCATGACTACCATGGCGTCGATGACGACGATGCGTCCAGGGGTCGGTAGTACTCAGTGCCGTCAACCGCCTGCATACAAAGTCGCTGCACAGATGGCAAGGTTGCACAGGCTTGGCCGTGCCCACAGCCACGAGGGTGTTACCTACAGGACCGACCATGAAGATG
- the LOC143182093 gene encoding rap guanine nucleotide exchange factor 6 isoform X4 produces MTDDLDPHFIRALRRDPERRTLQDLEIIYYGLPYLEALRPCRNSIIRGLCKIVRYESHHANHVLYYTGELATSWYILLSGSVFIGGSMFLPRSSFGKRTGGSARRPNECLVLEDSEMIVIDYPDVHGARMHRPPQPHPITDHRQVNLVFDDTFSQGLTGRPELYQKSNRSSHSSDTSSAYSGSDTMTSVQSSLDADADDVDLSGLVESIVDSDEEEDLAESMDSLTVRDPVRECLEKDPMERTEDDIETLLEFTQQLKAFTNMTLAVRRALCAVMVFAVVERAGMIVLNDGEELDSWSVLINGAVEIEYSNGEIEQLHLGDSFGILPTMERLLHRGVMRTKCDDCQFVCVTQADYFRIQHQGEENTRRHEENGRVILVTELRGALDGGARRGHVVIRGTPERLMLQLIEENSITDPTYIEDFLLTHRTFIDSPLLVASQLLEWFDQAQVRDRVARVVLLWVNNHFTDFETDPAMMEFLEAFETALEREKMQGQQRLLNIACAVKARTRNVTLARPSRDEVLHFSILGGYERGFGIFISKVDKKSKAEDVGLKRGDQILEVNGQSFEHVSHARALEILRGSTHLSITVKSNLLAFKEMLQMPDDSPRPRGRANKPEISRIQTDPRARLSTHVDPITPVNPLNPLVSGVPLLIPDSNVSPCKDAKKEHKGFMTLGPKRRLQKALMKMNILPKNTINDGVHVDDSLAPPHTPPGTGLSQTTTNLYHSKSNPDLTSLYCYDDLRAPDYPEHVLKVYKADQTCKYLLIHKETTAHEVVMLALQEFGITESSSNFSLAEVSVGEGGMIKQRRLPDQLQNLAERIGLSSRYYLKTNGISETLVADEQAPELIRESQVHFLQLNAVEVAIQLTLQDFSIFRQIESTEYVDDLFELKSRYGVPMLRQFSELVNREMFWVVTEVCSEHNLVRRSKIIKQFIKIARQCKECKNFNSMFAIVSGLGHGAVSRLRASWEKLPSKYQRLFGDLQELMDPSRNMSKYRQLVASEQTQPPIIPFYPVVKKDLTFIHLGNDSRVENLVNFEKLRMIAKEVRTLTNMCSSPYDLSIMLERGGQPPSSAMVALNQMTTGNQGGQTATVKRRKKSTAAPNPKKMFEEAQMVRRVKAYLANMKVVTDEERLHALSVECEPHAGAVTVAAAVPLSASRGRRHPSPTLSTTSSASSTSEGRKSIQGTKFGAASPQAVRKMLALSDPHKTRPYQPKHCPPPLPVPGLALHSTGLEPSPGAPRRVGSGSRVPMHERSHSDTPSSLPPPVDLSAESSSVTSLSNLQPLRKTLTSGSVTSSDSGHSTQLDSHSGSSVEAGGSPPPPQRRHSAMQGLGVAAGLPPPGASTAITTMTTMASMTTMRPGVGSTQCRQPPAYKVAAQMARLHRLGRAHSHEGVTYRTDHEDDDENAQVSAV; encoded by the exons ATCGACTATCCGGACGTGCATGGAGCAAGGATGCATCGACCACCGCAGCCCCACCCCATAACCGACCATCGACAGGTCAACCTGGTCTTCGATGACACG TTTTCTCAAGGCCTGACTGGCAGGCCAGAGCTATACCAAAAGTCCAATAGAAGCAGCCATTCAAGTGACACAAGTTCAGCATACAGTGGTTCGGACACAATGACATCTGTACAGAGCTCGTTGGATGCAGATGCGGATGATGTAGATCTTTCAGGACTTGTTGAATCCATAGTGGATAGCGATGAAGAAGAAGATCTTGCAGAGAGCATGGAC AGCTTGACTGTTCGTGATCCAGTCAGAGAATGTCTAGAAAAAGACCCTATGGAAAGGACAGAAGATGATATAGAAACACTCTTAGAATTCACTCAGCAATTAAAGGCCTTCACAAACATGACTCTGGCAGTAAGAAGAGCGCTGTGCGCTGTGATGGTATTTGCCGTTGTTGAACGCGCTGGTATGATAGTGTTAAACGATGGCGAAGAATTGGATAGTTGGAGTGTGCTTATTAATGGTGCTGTGGAAATCGAATACAGTAATGGAGAAATTGAACAATTGCACCTTGGCGACAGTTTTGGAATCTTGCCCaccatggaaagacttttgcatagaGGTGTCATGAGGACAAA ATGCGATGACTGCCAATTTGTATGTGTTACTCAAGCAGATTACTTTAGAATTCAACATCAGGGTGAAGAAAATACGAGGAGGCATGAAGAAAATGGAAGAGTAATTCTGGTAACAGAATTGAGGGGTGCTCTGGATGGAGGAGCTCGCAGGGGTCACGTAGTTATTCGTGGAACTCCTGAGCGTTTAATGTTACAACTTATAGAAGAAAACAGTATTACCGATCCCACTTATATAGAAGACTTCTTATTAACCCATCGAACATTTATCGATAGTCCATTATTAGTTGCGAGTCAATTGTTAGAGTGGTTCGACCAAGCACAAGTTAGAGACAGAGTTGCCCGTGTAGTGCTCCTTTGGGTGAATAACCATTTTACAGATTTTGAAACTGATCCAGCTATGATGGAATTTTTAGAAGCATTTGAAACTGCACTGGAAAGGGAGAAAATGCAGGGACAACAAAG ATTATTAAATATTGCGTGCGCGGTGAAAGCAAGAACGCGGAACGTAACGCTGGCGAGGCCCAGCAGGGACGAGGTCCTGCATTTTAGTATTTTAGGTGGTTACGAAAGGGGTTTCGGTATCTTCATTTCAAAAGTGGATAAAAAGTCGAAGGCTGAGGATGTTGGTTTGAAACGGGGCGATCAAATTTTAGAAGTGAATGGACAAAGTTTTGAGCACGTCAGTCATGCCAGGGCTCTTGAAATTTTACGAGGATCTACTCATCTCAGCATAACGGTGAAATCGAATTTACTTG CGTTTAAAGAAATGCTTCAGATGCCAGACGATTCACCGAGGCCGCGAGGAAGAGCAAACAAACCTGAAATTTCGAGAATTCAAACAGATCCACGTGCAAGATTGTCCACACATGTGGATCCAATAACCCCTGTAAACCCATTAAATCCTCTAGTGAGCGGTGTTCCATTATTAATTCCTGATTCTAACGTTTCTCCGTGTAAAGATGCTAAAAAGGAACATAAAGGATTCATGACACTTGGTCCAAAAAGGAGATTACAGAAAGCTCTCATGAAAATGAATATACTGCCAAAGAACACTATTAA CGACGGTGTACACGTCGACGATTCTCTTGCACCTCCCCACACGCCCCCAGGAACAGGACTTTCACAGACCACCACAAATCTTTATCACTCTAAAAGCAATCCTGACCTTACGTCGTTATATTGTTACGATGACTTAAGGGCGCCCGATTACCCCGAGCACGTTTTAAAAGTTTACAAAGCTGATCAAACTTGTAAATATCTTCTTATTCACAAAGAAACAACGGCACATGAG GTGGTAATGCTTGCTCTTCAGGAGTTTGGTATAACCGAGAGCAGTTCGAACTTTTCTTTAGCCGAAGTTAGTGTCGGAGAAGGGGGTATGATTAAACAGCGGAGGTTACCTGATCAGTTGCAAAATCTCGCTGAAAGGATCGGCTTGAGTTCTcgatattatttaaaaactaATGGGATCTCAGAGACGCTCGTTGCAGATGAACAAGCGCCTGAACTCATTCGTGAATCTCAAGTTCACTTCTTGCAGTTAAATGCAGTTGAGGTTGCCATTCAGTTGACCTTGCAGGATTTCAGTATATTTAG GCAAATTGAATCTACGGAATACGTGGACGATTTATTCGAGTTGAAAAGTAGATATGGAGTGCCTATGCTCAGGCAGTTTTCAGAACTAGTCAACAGAGAAATGTTTTGGGTTGTGACAGAAGTTTGTTCTGAGCACAATCTTGTACGGCGtagtaaaataataaaacaattcATAAAAATAGCTC GTCAATGTAAGGAATGCAAGAATTTCAActctatgtttgcaattgtgtCTGGTTTGGGTCACGGAGCCGTGTCAAGATTACGAGCTTCGTGGGAGAAACTGCCAAGCAAATATCAGAGGCTATTCGGTGATTTACAGGAACTGATGGATCCTAGCCGCAACATGAGCAAATACCGACAATTGGTGGCATCCGAACAAACACAACCTCCTATA ATTCCATTTTATCCTGTAGTAAAGAAAGACTTGACATTCATACATCTCGGTAACGATTCTCGAGTCGAAAATTTGGTAAATTTCGAGAAGCTGAGGATGATCGCGAAGGAAGTAAGAACGCTAACGAACATGTGTTCTTCGCCTTACGATTTATCGATAATGTTGGAAAGAGGCGGTCAGCCACCCAGTTCGGCCATGGTTGCATTAAATCAAATGACCACTGGAAATCAAG GCGGACAAACTGCAACCGTGAAAAGGCGGAAGAAGTCCACTGCAGCGCCGAACCCGAAGAAGATGTTCGAGGAGGCACAGATGGTCAGAAGAGTGAAAGCGTACCTAGCGAACATGAAGGTGGTAACAGATGAAGAGCGATTACATGCTCTGTCTGTAGAATGTGAACCACATGCAGGAGCCGTCACAGTAGCTGCGGCGGTGCCTCTCAGTGCAAGCAGGGGAAGAAGACACCCTTCTCCGACGTTATCAACTacaagcagtgccagcagcaccaGTGAAGGTAGAAAGAGTATACAAG GTACAAAGTTCGGAGCAGCCTCGCCTCAAGCAGTACGAAAGATGTTAGCGCTCTCTGACCCCCACAAAACTCGTCCATACCAACCTAAACACTGTCCACCGCCGCTTCCAGTGCCAGGATTGGCTTTGCATTCCACCGGACTGGAACCTAGTCCCGGTGCACCTAGGAGAGTAGGATCTGGTAGCCGAGTTCCTATGCATGAGAGATCTCATAGCGATACTCCTTCCAGTTTACCACCACCTGTCGACCTCAGCGCTGAAAGTAGTAGTGTGACCAGCCtgagcaatcttcaaccattgaGAAAAACGTTGACCAGTG GTTCGGTGACGAGCAGTGACAGTGGTCACAGTACACAGCTGGATAGCCACAGTGGAAGCAGTGTAGAAGCTGGTGGCAGTCCACCGCCACCTCAAAGACGGCACTCCGCGATGCAAG GTCTCGGAGTAGCTGCGGGACTTCCTCCCCCAGGAGCTAGCACAGCGATTACGACCATGACTACCATGGCGTCGATGACGACGATGCGTCCAGGGGTCGGTAGTACTCAGTGCCGTCAACCGCCTGCATACAAAGTCGCTGCACAGATGGCAAGGTTGCACAGGCTTGGCCGTGCCCACAGCCACGAGGGTGTTACCTACAGGACCGACCATGAAGATG